One genomic region from Tachysurus fulvidraco isolate hzauxx_2018 chromosome 14, HZAU_PFXX_2.0, whole genome shotgun sequence encodes:
- the lhx4 gene encoding LIM/homeobox protein Lhx4 translates to MKMMQSAAVLPSESAVKPDMLVPLQQVPECAGCNQRILDKFVCKVQDLHWHSTCLRCAECEELLSDRCYCRGGRVYCREHFYTRFGTKCASCQQGIPPSQVVRKAQDFVYHLHCFSCVMCSRQLATGDEFYLMEDGRLVCKVDYETAKQNDDSESGAKRPRTTITAKQLETLKSAYKNSPKPARHVREQLSSETGLDMRVVQVWFQNRRAKEKRLKKDAGRHRWGQFYKSVKRNRGAAKVEKESSAEDGGMSDSELSFRDEQILSELGHANGLYESAGDVSSSNMMNSSFSLEAASPYSPSSISSLPGHAHLLGGVTFSMEGLAGAAGQPLRAVTSDLSTGSSTGYPDFPTSPASWLDEMDHTQF, encoded by the exons aggTCCCGGAGTGTGCGGGATGTAACCAACGTATCCTCGATAAGTTTGTGTGTAAGGTTCAGGATCTGCACTGGCACTCCACCTGTCTCAGGTGTGCAGAGTGTGAGGAGCTGCTGAGCGACAGGTGTTACTGCAGAGGAGGACGCGTCTACTGCAGAGAACACTTCTACAC ACGTTTTGGGACGAAGTGTGCATCATGTCAGCAGGGCATCCCTCCTTCTCAGGTGGTTCGCAAAGCGCAGGACTTCGTTTATCACCTGCACTGTTTTTCCTGCGTGATGTGCAGCAGACAGCTGGCCACCGGAGACGAGTTTTACCTGATGGAGGACGGCCGACTCGTCTGTAAGGTCGACTACGAAACTGCAAAACAGAATG atgactCGGAGTCAGGAGCGAAGCGTCCTCGCACCACCATCACGGCCAAACAGCTGGAGACGCTGAAGAGTGCGTATAAAAACTCTCCCAAACCTGCACGGCACGTGCGAGAGCAGCTCTCCTCCGAGACAGGACTCGACATGCGTGTAGTACAG gtttgGTTCCAGAACAGACGAGCGAAAGAGAAGAGGTTAAAGAAAGACGCTGGTCGTCATCGCTGGGGTCAGTTTTATAAAAGTGTAAAGCGTAACCGCGGAGCGGCGAAGGTGGAGAAGGAGAGTTCAGCTGAGGATGGAGGGATGAGTGACAGTGAGCTCAGCTTCAGAG ATGAACAGATCCTGTCAGAGCTGGGCCACGCTAACGGCCTGTACGAGAGCGCCGGGGACGTTTCCAGCAGCAACATGATGAACAGCAGTTTCTCTTTAGAGGCTGCGAGTCCTTATTCGCCCTCGTCCATCAGCTCGCTTCCTGGACACGCCCACCTCCTTGGAGGCGTGACCTTCAGCATGGAGGGGCTGGCAGGTGCGGCGGGTCAGCCGCTCAGAGccgtgacctctgacctttctaCAGGCAGTAGCACCGGATACCCAGACTTCCCCACGAGCCCCGCCTCCTGGCTGGACGAGATGGACCACACCCAGTTCTGA